The following proteins are encoded in a genomic region of Haloarcula salinisoli:
- a CDS encoding universal stress protein — protein sequence MTFVVPFDGAQRTVTALNRAREFADALGEDIIVVSVIPQHNAAYARERGWLPAGEPFDMKTIVTTLRDQVTDIAPDATFEYERCSRSVTGNRIAKPVRKVAKRNDADMVFVGSDDAGRLTTTASSVGNRIATDGSYDVVLVRSD from the coding sequence ATGACGTTCGTCGTTCCCTTCGACGGCGCACAACGCACCGTCACAGCCCTGAACCGCGCCCGCGAGTTCGCCGACGCGCTCGGCGAAGACATCATCGTCGTCAGCGTCATCCCGCAGCACAACGCCGCCTACGCCCGGGAACGGGGCTGGCTCCCGGCCGGCGAGCCGTTCGACATGAAGACTATCGTCACGACGCTGCGCGACCAGGTCACCGATATCGCGCCCGATGCGACCTTCGAGTACGAGCGGTGTAGCCGGAGCGTCACCGGCAACCGCATCGCCAAGCCCGTCCGGAAGGTCGCCAAGCGCAACGACGCCGACATGGTCTTTGTCGGCTCGGACGACGCCGGCCGTCTCACGACGACGGCGTCCAGTGTCGGCAACCGCATCGCCACCGACGGCTCCTACGACGTGGTGCTGGTCCGGAGCGACTGA
- a CDS encoding MBL fold metallo-hydrolase, which yields MEVTLLGTGDTTGTPTIGCDCDTCERARDPDDPLRERMAERGVDAQGGVERSRFSVYLENDATGETLLVDVSPDFRHQFLRDGVPLPDAAIVTHVHFDHLDGLGNAYRLFDDLPVYAADETDPVTGESVAEGIRSRYDYLDTVSVHPRTPYEPFEVAGFEVRLVPVEHPPMLCYGLRIEEPETGAVLAITGDTCYEVPDRSRDLLSGADLALVEGLVHAEACEFHPKGGAHHDADGVPRTFGTKHMTLSGARDFAADIDPDDYRIVHTAHYVPAERAFADDIAVDGERFSL from the coding sequence ATGGAGGTCACGCTGCTGGGCACCGGCGACACGACGGGCACACCGACCATCGGCTGTGACTGTGACACCTGTGAGCGGGCTCGCGACCCGGACGACCCACTGCGCGAGCGCATGGCCGAGCGGGGCGTCGACGCCCAGGGCGGCGTCGAGCGGTCGCGCTTTTCGGTGTACCTGGAGAACGACGCGACGGGCGAAACGCTGCTGGTCGACGTCAGTCCCGACTTCCGCCACCAGTTTCTGCGAGACGGGGTCCCGTTGCCCGACGCCGCCATCGTCACCCACGTCCACTTCGACCACCTCGACGGGCTGGGCAACGCTTACCGGCTGTTCGACGACCTGCCGGTGTACGCGGCCGACGAGACCGACCCCGTCACCGGCGAGAGTGTCGCCGAGGGTATCAGAAGCCGCTACGACTATCTCGACACTGTCTCCGTCCACCCGCGGACGCCGTACGAGCCCTTCGAGGTGGCCGGCTTCGAGGTTCGGCTCGTCCCCGTGGAACACCCGCCGATGCTGTGTTACGGGCTGCGCATCGAGGAGCCCGAGACCGGCGCCGTGCTCGCGATAACGGGGGACACCTGCTACGAGGTGCCCGACCGCTCCCGGGACCTGCTGTCGGGCGCCGACCTGGCGCTGGTCGAGGGGCTGGTCCACGCCGAGGCCTGTGAGTTCCACCCGAAGGGCGGCGCCCACCACGACGCCGACGGCGTCCCGCGGACCTTCGGGACGAAACATATGACTCTCTCCGGCGCCCGTGACTTTGCCGCCGACATCGACCCCGACGACTACCGGATCGTCCACACGGCCCACTACGTCCCGGCCGAGCGGGCCTTCGCCGACGATATCGCCGTCGACGGCGAGCGCTTCTCGCTGTGA